The genomic interval CCTTTTGCTCTGTGGTCGACAAAAATCTTGGAACGACAGGGGTTACCGTTCTATCTCTTCTTTCCAGGTCTATGCCTACCGGTGAGTGACTTAGCATCACTGCTGCATATTCGCTGGTATGTGACACAGAAATGTATTTCTCTGTATTGGTCAGATCTGGTTTGCCGGATGGTTGGTATGCGATCTCATGTCCCGGTCCAACCATCCTTCTTAATAGACATCGGGTAGCCAGCCACTGTGTAATTCGATTTTCATGATTCAATGTGGCAAGGCTATCTTCTTCAGTCGCACTAAGGGTGATGAGTCCGGTCAGTTCATCGGCGGATTCACTGATATGCCAGATGCCAAGGGTGTCACCGGACTTAAAAGGTATCATCTCCAATAATGGCATGGTCGTTAAAATAAAGGACAAAATTAACATATGAATACATAACGTGGGCGGGTAATCCCAGCGATCCGCGAATGTTGGTAATTGTTAAGTTAATCCATACATTTGCATTCTCATTTGTGAATTCAAATAACCTGAAAATCAAACTGAAAGGTAATAACATTATGAGCCAAACATCAGTGGACAAATACGAAAAATACAAGGTAAAAGACATTTCCCTGGCCGAATGGGGCCGGAAGGAAATTGAACTGGCCGAGGCAGAGATGCCAGGGCTGATGGCCATCCGTGAGGAATTCAGTGCCAGCAAGCCTTTAAAAGGAGCCAGGATCGCAGGTTGCCTGCACATGACCATACAAACCGCCGTATTGATCGAAACGCTGGTTGAGCTGGGTGCAGAGGTTACCTGGTCTTCCTGTAACATCTTCTCTACCCAGGATCATGCAGCTGCGGCGATCGCTGCAGCCGGTATTCCGGTTTATGCCTGGAAAGGCCTGACAGATGAAGAATTCGATTGGTGTATCGAGCAAACCCTCTTCTTCGGTGAAAGCAGACAACCGCTCAACATGATCCTTGACGATGGTGGTGATCTTACCAATATGGTGCTGGATCGCTACCCGGAATTGGTAAAAGATATCCGCGGGATTTCCGAGGAAACGACAACAGGCGTGCACCGTTTGTATGAGCGTGAGAAAAAAGGTGGTTTACCGCTTCCATGTATCAATGTGAACGACTCCGTAACCAAATCGAAGTTTGATAATAAATATGGTTGCCGGGAGTCATTGGTTGATGGAATTCGCCGTGCAACCGACGTGATGATGGCTGGTAAAGTAGCCGTTGTAGCCGGATACGGTGATGTGGGTAAAGGATCTGCAGAATCCCTTCAAGCTGCCGGTGCGCGTGTAATCGTTACTGAAATCGATCCGATCTGTGCGCTTCAGGCTGCCATGGAAGGCTACCAGGTAATGAAGATGGATGATGCCGTGAAGGTGGCTGACATCGTTGTTACTGCAACAGGAAACAAAGACGTGATCGTTGGTCGCCATTTTGAGGCGATGAAAGACAAAGCCATCGTTTGTAATATCGGTCACTTCGACAATGAGATCGATATGGCCTGGTTGAACAAGAATCACGGGAAGTCCAAAGTGAATATCAAACCACAGGTTGATAAGTTCACAGTGAACGGACATGATGTGATCGTGCTGGCAGAAGGCCGTCTGGTGAATCTCGGTTGTGCTACCGGTCACCCATCGTTCGTAATGTCCAACTCCTTCAGCAACCAGGTGCTGGCTCAAATCGAACTGTGGATGAATACGTCTAACTATGAGAATAAGGTGTACACCCTCCCCAAACATTTGGATGAGAAGGTGGCAGCGCTTCATCTGACCAAGATCGGTGCGGACCTGGAAGTATTGTCCAAGGAGCAGGCTGACTATATCGGCGTTCCACAGGAAGGTCCTTTCAAACCTGACTATTACAGGTATTAATATCATACCCGCTTACAATGCAAAAAGGGCTCCGGAAGGAGCCCTTTTTTTATGGATACTGGCTCTTGTTTGTTAATTCGTAATGTGTACCCAGGTACCGTCAAAGTATGTTTGATATTGTTTGAGTGGCAGTCCGGAAGGGCCACTGACCACCGATCCGTCGAGTAGTAGAAACGTTGATCCGCAGCATGCGTCATGAGCCTGTATGCCGGTGGAATCCACTTCCACCCGTGCACATGAGGATGATGGTTGGTACGGGCAGTGCCGGTCATAAGCAAGAAACTCGTCCAACGACCGACGGTAAACCAATATGCCGCGGGACCCTCCTACAATATTTACATAGCCTCCCGGTGTGTTCAGGTCTGTGTAGCCCGGTTCGGTGGGGGACACATAAATGTCCACGAGTACGTCCGGAATCCGGTCCTTGTCCTTCTTGCATCCTTCAAGAGTTGCTGCCAGCAATACGCCTGCACCTATTGTCAGAAGAAACAAACCCCGGTTTTTATAAAATATTTTCGGAACAAATGCATTCATCATGTTAAAGGTAAGAAACTATGCATTACCATTTATTAAATGCTAAATTTGTAAAAGAACCATCTCCCGGTAAACGATGATGAGACGGAAACATTGGATGGCCCTCTTGTTTGTGGTGATGTCAGTGGTGGCGTACGGCCAGACCGATGGACCAGTGAAGCTGCCGCATGAAAAGGGTAAGAAGCAACAGGCATCCGGCGACAGGCAGTCACAGAAGGCCAAGCAAAAGCAGTTGAGGGATAACCGGAGGATGGAGAAAAAAATAAGAAAGCGAACAAAGAAGATCCAGTCCAAAGAAACATTGAAACGGATGCGCAAGAACAAAAAAAAGGCGAAACGTCAGGTAGAACACAAACGTGATCCTTTTTATATACGCTGGTTCAGAAAAGGTAGGAATTAATAGGCATGTCCATTAAACTAGTCATATACATTATCATCGGGATCGGGTATGTGGTGTTCTCTTTTCTGAAGCAGCAACAAAAGAAACAGTCGCCCGGTCAAGCACCGTCTGTTCCGTGGGATGAACCCGATGACGAGTGGGATGAACCCGAACCAGTGGTTGTGGTTAAAAAGGCGGAGTCCATCCAATCTGAAAAAGCACCGGCCAAAACCCGGGCGGAAAGTATATTGGAGAAACGTGAGAAGGTGTTGGTGGAAAAACAACCTGGTCTGAAACCCCTGGAAGAGATCGGTGAGGAAGGGGAGCGTATGATCACTCCGATGGTTCGGGTTACTCAAAAGCAACCACCTTCAAAGAAGAAGATGCAAAGGATGGTACGTAAGCGCCGTGGTGGTTTTCGGTTTGATGCACGTCAGGCGATCATTCAGGATGCCATTTTAAACAAGCCACATTCCTTTTAACAGGTAGTGAATCCGGCAATTTTTACCGGTCGCTATTGCACGTGTCACGCTAATTTCATATCTTCGGAATAATATTCCCTCCTGGTATAAATTTCCCCGCATCAATTCATGGAGTTTTTTAGTAAACTTTTTGCAATTGAAAACTTCTTTTTTATACCTTTACCCCCTCTGAAAATCACGCATCACATTTTCGGCTTTTTGATTCATTAGTTACCAAAAAAATTGCACTATGCTACGAAGACTATCCGTTTTCTGTGCGCTCTTTGCTTTGGCTGTACAAGGTATTTATGCGCAGACCGGTACTTTAAAAGGTAAGGTTGTTGATAAAGCAAACGGCGAAGCAATCCCTTTTGCAAACGTAGTTATTGAAAGAAATGGCGTTCAGTCCGGCGGAGCAACGACTGACTTTGACGGCATGTTTACTATCAAGCCGATCGACCCCGGTAAATACACGGTGAAGGCAAGTTACGTGGGCTACCAACAGGTGCAGGTGGACGGTGTTCTGATCAACTCGGATAAGATCACAGACCTGACCATCGAGTTGTCTTCAGGTGTGGATCTCGACGTGGTTGAGTTCGTGAAATACAAGGACCCGGTTTTCAAGAAAGATGAAACGGTGGTACAAAAAACCGTGACGCGTGAGGACTTCGATAAGATGCCAACACGTAGTGCCGTAACGGCAGCGGCCACATCCGCTGGTGCATACCAATCCTCGGAAGGAAGCGCCATCAACGTTCGTGGACAGCGTTCAGATGGAACCGTTTATTATGTGGATGGTGTGAAAGTAAGAGGAAGCAACGTTTCGCTCCCACAACGAGGTATCGAGCAAGTAAGTACCATGCTTGGTGGTGTACCTGCGCAATATGGTGACGCCGTTGGTGGTATCATCAATATCACCACCCGGGGACCTTCAAGTATTGTGACCGGTGGTGTGGAAGGTGTGACCTCGGAATTTCTGGATGGTTACGGATACAACCTGGTGGGGGGGAGTATTACAGGTCCCATCTGGACGGTCAAGGATTCCGTAGACCCATCTAAAAACAGAACGGTAGCAGGTTTCTTTATCTCCGCTGAAGCGGCATACATCAAGGATGGAACTCCCTCCGCAGTTGGTAACTGGAAAGTGAAAGATGATGTACTGAAAAACCTGGAAGAAGAACCATTGCGCAAACACACCAGCGGCTCGGGTACGTTGAAGAACGCTGAGTTCCTGACCATGGATGATCTGGAAAATGTGAAGGCGAAAATGAACGTAGCGTCCAAGGAATACCGCGCCCAGGGTAAGTTCGATGTGAAGCCTTCCGGTAACACCACTATTTCTTTGGGTGGGTCATTCGACTACGATAACAGACACAATTATTTCTTTCCTTATTCGCTCCTGAATTACGGAAAGAATGCGCAACAGATCACCACCGAAGGCCGGGCTTATGCCAGGTTTACTCAGAAATTTGACTCGGATACCGGTTCAGCCATTCAGAATGCCTTCTACTTTATACAGGTGGATTATTCCAATTCACACCAGACAACCTGGGACGAAGTACATAAGAAGGATGTTTTTGATTATGGTTATGTGGGTAAATTTGAAACCCATAAGACAAATACCTATAACACTTATGGCACGGATCCCGTGTCCGGTTACACCGGTTGGATGCATGACGGCTTCCGCGATACACTTGTTGAATTTACCAGGTCGGAGCTCAATCCCCTGATTGCCAACTATACCAGCCAGTATTACAGCTTCTTTGATGAACCAGCCGGACGGTATGAGAACCTCAGCCAGATCCTGCAGGGTAATGCCATGCTCAATGGTATGCGCCCGGACAACGTATACTCTTTATGGTATATGACCGGACGTCTGAACAACGGATACTCATTTAGTGATAATTCTCAGTTCCGCCTGACGGCTTCCGGTTCTGCCGATATCGGAGATCATGCCATCCAGCTCGGTTTTGAGTATGAGCAACGTACGGAACGTTTTTACACGCTTGTTGCAAACTCACTGTGGACACTGGCCCGCCAGTTGACAAACTTTCATATCGCCAATCTGGATGCCAGCAATCCTCAACCGGTATTTGATGCCTGGGATGTATTCCAGGATACGATCAATTACCCGAGATTGTATGATGCCAATGCGCAGGCGTATGTTGACAAGAACATTCGTACCAAACTCGGACTGCCATTGAATAGCACGCAATGGATAGATATTGATGCCCTGGACCCTGAATTCTTCAGCCTGGATATGTTCAGTGCCGATGAGTTGCTGAATGACGGTAATGGCTACATCAACTATTACGGTTACGATTACCTCGGTAACAAACAAACCAGCCGTCCCAGTTTTGAGAGCTTTTTTACGGATAAAGACGACAACGGAAACTTCAAACGTGAGATCGCCCCATTTGAACCGATCTATGTCGCCGGTTATATCCAGGATAAATTTGCTTTCAAGGACCTGGTGTTTAACATCGGTCTGCGGGTAGACAGGTACGATGCCAACCAAATGGTGCTGGCTGACAAGTATCTGATGCAGCAAGCTAAAACCGCCATTGAGGTGACTCAGTTCGGCAAGCACCCGAGTACCATCGGTGACGACTTTGTGGTATACGTGAATGATGCCAGCAATCCATCGGCCATCCTGGGTTACCGCGACGGAGATACCTGGTACAACGCAGAAGGTACAGAGATAGCCGATCCGACTCCGATTGCGGAAAACAGCAGCACAGGAGGGATCATTCCTTATCTGCTTGATCCGAACAACACGGCTGTAACAGCGGATGTTTTCAAAGACTACGAGCCCCAAACCAACATCATGCCTCGTGTCGCATTCTCGTTCCCCATCTCAGATGATGCGGTGTTCTTTGCCCACTACGACGTATTGACACAACGTCCGACCTTCGCCCAGCGCACCAACCCGATCTCTTACCTGTATATTCAGAACTTTACTTCTCCGAACCTGGCCAACCCTGACCTGCAGCCGGAGCGCACCACGGATTATGAGGTAGGTTTTAAACAAAAGCTGAGCCCCGCTTCGGCCATTTCATTGTCTGCCTTCTATCGCGAACTGCGTGACCAGATTCAGGTGATCCCGGTGAACTTTGCTTATCCCAAGACCTATACCACTTACGGTAATGTGGATTTTGGTACGATCAAAGGATTCTCCGTTTCCTATGATCTTCGCAGAACCGGAAATGTCAGGTTGAATGCCAACTATACCCTCCAGTTTGCTGATGGTACCGGTTCATCTGCTACCACAGGTATCACGCTTATCAATGACGGTTTCCCCAACCTGAGAACACTTAGCCCGCTTAGCTATGATGTTCGTCACCGGATCGTTGGAAATATCGACTATCGCCTACCCGGTGGTGACGACTATGATGGTCCACGCTGGTTCGGCAAGCCCATCTTTCAAAATACAGGTGCCAACATTATTCTTAACGCACGTTCCGGTGAGCCGTACTCGGCACAGGCCAATATTACTCAGGCTGCAGCCTTCGGTATCAATGACCGCTCCAGACTGGCAGGTTCGATCAACGGTTCAAGACTTCCCTGGCAGTTCCGTCTGGACCTTCGTGTAGACAGGTCCTTCACCTTGAAATTCAAAGGAGGCGAAAGCAAGAAGAAAGGTGCTGAGATGAATGTTTATGCCCAGATCAACAACCTGCTGGATGCGGACAACATTGTTAGTGTATACCGTGCAACTGGTAACCCGGATGATGATGGTTACCTTACCAGTCCGACCACACAGGGAATCATCGAGCAACAAACCAGTCCACAGTCATTCCGCGATCTGTACACCATCAAGTTGAATAATCCGGGCAACTACAGCCTTCCAAGAAGAATCCGCCTGGGTGTGATGATCGATTTTTAATGTATTGACCAATTGACTTATACATCATAGAAATGAAAGGTATTATGCGCTGTTTAACTTTGATCACCATTGGAGCCGTTTTGTCCGTCAATGCCATGGCCAGGGAAGATCTTAATAAGACCGCTTCCAACGTTAACAAGAACGGTGGCAGGCCGTCCATTGCGGCTGCCTGTGATCCTCCTTCCGCACAAACGGATTTGGATATCAACAACGTTCGCGCCCGCGTACTTTCGGGTATGGATATGTGGTGGGATTTCAATACCGCTAAATATGAAGTTCCAAAGGGATCCAATAAAAATTCCCTTTTCGCAGGTTCCCTGTGGCTTGGCGGGGTGGATGCCGGAGGACAGCTTAAAGTAGCAGCACAAACGTATCGCCAACGGGGATGGGATATTTGGCCCGGCCCACTGAACACCGTCACAGCTACCACAGATGCGGATGTCTGCAGTAAATATGATAAGCACTTCAAAGTGACCCGCACCATGGTCGAAAGTTTTGCCAGCGATCCTAATTATCCAACGGTAGCATCCATTCCTCAGGCTATTCTTGACTGGCCTGCGCATGGTGATAATTCCTATGGACAAGACTATTACCTGGCACCTTTCTATGATTATGACGGAGACGGAAATTACAATCCATATGCCGGTGATTACCCGGATTACGATATCAGCGGAGATGCCGGTTGCTCTGCACGACTTTTCGGTGACCAGACCCTATGGTGGGTATTCAACGATAAAGGGGATATCCATACAGAAAGTGGCGGCGAACCCATGGGTATCGAGGTACATGCCCAGGCTTTTGCATTTGCCACGAATGATGAGATCAACAACATGACATTTTACCAGTATCGCATCTTTAATCGCTCATCCTTTCAGGTAAATAACACCTATTTCGGACAATGGGTGGATCCCGATCTGGGGAACTACCTGGATGACTTTGTGGGTTGTGATGTGGGTCGCGGACTTGGATATTGCTATAACGGTGATGCCGACGATGATGGAGCACAGGGCTATGGAACCAATCCGCCTGCCATAGGTGTGGACTTTTTTC from Flavobacteriales bacterium carries:
- a CDS encoding 4'-phosphopantetheinyl transferase superfamily protein, which codes for MPLLEMIPFKSGDTLGIWHISESADELTGLITLSATEEDSLATLNHENRITQWLATRCLLRRMVGPGHEIAYQPSGKPDLTNTEKYISVSHTSEYAAVMLSHSPVGIDLERRDRTVTPVVPRFLSTTEQKVLNNVNTPHPSSHLLAWCAKEALYKWDGAGSRTIDFKHDMEILDGPTSTGNVFPISLQTKGRKQVFQAHYVVRDHFVLVYIVNN
- a CDS encoding T9SS C-terminal target domain-containing protein — encoded protein: MRCLTLITIGAVLSVNAMAREDLNKTASNVNKNGGRPSIAAACDPPSAQTDLDINNVRARVLSGMDMWWDFNTAKYEVPKGSNKNSLFAGSLWLGGVDAGGQLKVAAQTYRQRGWDIWPGPLNTVTATTDADVCSKYDKHFKVTRTMVESFASDPNYPTVASIPQAILDWPAHGDNSYGQDYYLAPFYDYDGDGNYNPYAGDYPDYDISGDAGCSARLFGDQTLWWVFNDKGDIHTESGGEPMGIEVHAQAFAFATNDEINNMTFYQYRIFNRSSFQVNNTYFGQWVDPDLGNYLDDFVGCDVGRGLGYCYNGDADDDGAQGYGTNPPAIGVDFFQGPRADDNDGIDNDRDGTIDEPGELIIMSKFVYYNNDQTVTGNPEIATDYYNYLTGFWKDGVPFTYGSNAYNTGGPLCDFMFPGDSDPLGWGTGGVPQAAWDEASSGNTPADRRFLQSAGPFTLKPGAVNTITTGAVWVRAAQGGNSASVQLLRLTDDKAQALFDNCFKVLNGPDAPDLTIQEMNKQLIVYITNKPSSNNY
- a CDS encoding carboxypeptidase-like regulatory domain-containing protein: MLRRLSVFCALFALAVQGIYAQTGTLKGKVVDKANGEAIPFANVVIERNGVQSGGATTDFDGMFTIKPIDPGKYTVKASYVGYQQVQVDGVLINSDKITDLTIELSSGVDLDVVEFVKYKDPVFKKDETVVQKTVTREDFDKMPTRSAVTAAATSAGAYQSSEGSAINVRGQRSDGTVYYVDGVKVRGSNVSLPQRGIEQVSTMLGGVPAQYGDAVGGIINITTRGPSSIVTGGVEGVTSEFLDGYGYNLVGGSITGPIWTVKDSVDPSKNRTVAGFFISAEAAYIKDGTPSAVGNWKVKDDVLKNLEEEPLRKHTSGSGTLKNAEFLTMDDLENVKAKMNVASKEYRAQGKFDVKPSGNTTISLGGSFDYDNRHNYFFPYSLLNYGKNAQQITTEGRAYARFTQKFDSDTGSAIQNAFYFIQVDYSNSHQTTWDEVHKKDVFDYGYVGKFETHKTNTYNTYGTDPVSGYTGWMHDGFRDTLVEFTRSELNPLIANYTSQYYSFFDEPAGRYENLSQILQGNAMLNGMRPDNVYSLWYMTGRLNNGYSFSDNSQFRLTASGSADIGDHAIQLGFEYEQRTERFYTLVANSLWTLARQLTNFHIANLDASNPQPVFDAWDVFQDTINYPRLYDANAQAYVDKNIRTKLGLPLNSTQWIDIDALDPEFFSLDMFSADELLNDGNGYINYYGYDYLGNKQTSRPSFESFFTDKDDNGNFKREIAPFEPIYVAGYIQDKFAFKDLVFNIGLRVDRYDANQMVLADKYLMQQAKTAIEVTQFGKHPSTIGDDFVVYVNDASNPSAILGYRDGDTWYNAEGTEIADPTPIAENSSTGGIIPYLLDPNNTAVTADVFKDYEPQTNIMPRVAFSFPISDDAVFFAHYDVLTQRPTFAQRTNPISYLYIQNFTSPNLANPDLQPERTTDYEVGFKQKLSPASAISLSAFYRELRDQIQVIPVNFAYPKTYTTYGNVDFGTIKGFSVSYDLRRTGNVRLNANYTLQFADGTGSSATTGITLINDGFPNLRTLSPLSYDVRHRIVGNIDYRLPGGDDYDGPRWFGKPIFQNTGANIILNARSGEPYSAQANITQAAAFGINDRSRLAGSINGSRLPWQFRLDLRVDRSFTLKFKGGESKKKGAEMNVYAQINNLLDADNIVSVYRATGNPDDDGYLTSPTTQGIIEQQTSPQSFRDLYTIKLNNPGNYSLPRRIRLGVMIDF
- a CDS encoding adenosylhomocysteinase; translated protein: MSQTSVDKYEKYKVKDISLAEWGRKEIELAEAEMPGLMAIREEFSASKPLKGARIAGCLHMTIQTAVLIETLVELGAEVTWSSCNIFSTQDHAAAAIAAAGIPVYAWKGLTDEEFDWCIEQTLFFGESRQPLNMILDDGGDLTNMVLDRYPELVKDIRGISEETTTGVHRLYEREKKGGLPLPCINVNDSVTKSKFDNKYGCRESLVDGIRRATDVMMAGKVAVVAGYGDVGKGSAESLQAAGARVIVTEIDPICALQAAMEGYQVMKMDDAVKVADIVVTATGNKDVIVGRHFEAMKDKAIVCNIGHFDNEIDMAWLNKNHGKSKVNIKPQVDKFTVNGHDVIVLAEGRLVNLGCATGHPSFVMSNSFSNQVLAQIELWMNTSNYENKVYTLPKHLDEKVAALHLTKIGADLEVLSKEQADYIGVPQEGPFKPDYYRY